One region of Streptomyces sp. CG4 genomic DNA includes:
- a CDS encoding oxygenase MpaB family protein → MKRFERLGQIRRLDPVADALEIYRLSATFEFPWDYTRALELALYRTYAVPSIGRLLAGTAELTERTQKRYDDTALLLDTIVEHGFVAEEGRTAIRRINQMHRSYDISDDDMRYVLSTFVVVPRRWIDAYGWRRLSRHEVVAATEYYRTLGRHMGIPDIPETYEEFETLLDTYEREHFGWDERSRTVSDATLDLMVSWYPRPLAPLLRKAMLALFDEHLLRAFRYPRPGAGTTAYVRRAVRARGRLVRLLPPRRSPHFARQNWEIKGYPGGYRVADLGTRPVPGPRGCPVRHTDSSAAGTVE, encoded by the coding sequence GTGAAGCGCTTCGAGCGGCTCGGGCAGATCCGCCGGCTGGATCCGGTGGCGGACGCGCTGGAGATCTACCGGCTCAGTGCGACCTTCGAGTTCCCGTGGGACTACACGCGCGCACTCGAACTGGCCCTGTACCGCACCTACGCCGTCCCCAGCATCGGGCGGCTGCTCGCGGGGACGGCGGAGCTGACGGAGCGCACACAGAAGCGGTACGACGACACCGCGCTGCTCCTCGACACCATCGTCGAGCACGGCTTCGTCGCCGAGGAGGGCCGTACCGCGATCCGCCGCATCAACCAGATGCACCGCAGCTACGACATCAGCGACGACGACATGCGGTATGTGCTGAGTACCTTCGTCGTGGTGCCCCGGCGCTGGATCGACGCCTACGGCTGGCGGCGGCTGTCCCGGCACGAGGTCGTCGCCGCCACCGAGTACTACCGCACCCTCGGCCGGCACATGGGCATCCCCGACATTCCGGAGACGTACGAGGAGTTCGAGACCCTCCTCGACACCTACGAGCGGGAGCACTTCGGCTGGGACGAGCGGTCCCGGACGGTCTCCGACGCCACCCTCGACCTGATGGTGTCCTGGTATCCGCGCCCTCTGGCGCCCCTGCTGCGCAAGGCGATGCTCGCCCTGTTCGACGAGCACCTGCTGCGCGCGTTCCGATACCCCCGGCCCGGCGCGGGCACCACGGCGTACGTGCGCCGTGCTGTACGCGCGCGTGGCCGGCTCGTCCGACTGCTGCCGCCGCGCCGCTCCCCGCACTTCGCACGCCAGAACTGGGAGATCAAGGGCTACCCGGGCGGCTACCGGGTGGCCGACCTCGGCACTCGCCCGGTTCCCGGGCCCCGCGGCTGCCCAGTGCGGCACACGGACAGCTCAGCGGCCGGCACCGTCGAGTGA
- a CDS encoding alpha/beta fold hydrolase → MKQAVFDDEGSRIRWTEVPGAEPARVYLHGLGSMSAVYHAHIAARPELAGRHSLFVDLPGHGISDRPSAFGYTLEEHADAVAAALDDSVVRGAELIGHSMGGAVAIVLAHRRPDLVSRLVLTEANLDAFPPLTAASSGIAAYEEDDFVERQHARVLESVGPLWAATMRLADPRALHRSAVGLCQGSAPVMRTILEKLPVERVYLQGELSGELEGRESLEAAGVRVVTVPGAGHNVMFDNPDAFAAAVAGTD, encoded by the coding sequence ATGAAGCAGGCCGTGTTCGACGACGAGGGAAGCCGGATCCGCTGGACCGAGGTGCCGGGCGCGGAGCCCGCGCGGGTGTATCTGCACGGGCTTGGCTCGATGTCCGCCGTCTACCACGCACACATCGCGGCCCGGCCCGAACTCGCGGGTCGGCACAGCCTCTTCGTGGACCTGCCGGGACACGGCATCAGTGACCGGCCCAGTGCGTTCGGATACACGCTGGAGGAGCACGCCGACGCGGTGGCGGCCGCTCTGGACGATTCCGTAGTCCGCGGTGCCGAGTTGATCGGGCACAGCATGGGCGGCGCCGTGGCGATTGTGCTCGCCCACCGGCGGCCCGACCTTGTCTCCCGGCTCGTCCTCACGGAGGCCAACCTCGACGCCTTTCCGCCGCTCACGGCCGCCAGCAGCGGAATCGCCGCATACGAAGAGGACGATTTCGTCGAGAGGCAGCACGCGCGTGTGCTGGAGTCCGTCGGCCCGCTGTGGGCGGCCACCATGCGCCTGGCCGACCCCCGCGCCCTGCACCGCAGCGCCGTCGGGCTGTGTCAGGGTTCCGCTCCTGTGATGCGCACGATCCTCGAAAAGTTGCCCGTCGAGCGTGTCTATCTGCAGGGCGAGCTGAGTGGTGAACTGGAGGGCCGGGAGAGCCTGGAAGCCGCCGGGGTGCGCGTGGTGACGGTGCCCGGCGCCGGGCACAACGTCATGTTCGACAACCCCGACGCCTTCGCGGCGGCCGTGGCCGGAACGGACTGA
- a CDS encoding class I SAM-dependent methyltransferase yields the protein MSDDHTHVQDFFTARAADWDSRFPDDGPAYAAAVADLELRPGDRVLDAGCGTGRALPPLRAAVGPSGVVLGADLTPAMLEAAVRAGRDRDGRLLRADVAALPFMSKSLDAVFAAGLIAHLPRPEANLRELARVVRPGGTLAVFHPIGRAALAARQGRQITPGDLRAEANLAPLLIRSGWSMTSYVDEDNRFLALATCAN from the coding sequence ATGAGCGATGACCACACACATGTGCAGGATTTCTTCACCGCCCGAGCGGCCGACTGGGACAGCCGGTTCCCGGACGACGGTCCCGCCTACGCGGCAGCCGTCGCCGATCTCGAACTGCGGCCGGGCGACCGGGTGCTGGACGCGGGCTGCGGCACGGGACGCGCCCTGCCACCGCTGCGGGCCGCCGTGGGCCCGTCCGGGGTGGTGCTGGGCGCCGATCTGACCCCGGCGATGCTCGAGGCCGCCGTGCGGGCGGGCCGGGACCGGGACGGCCGGCTGCTGCGCGCGGACGTCGCCGCGCTGCCGTTCATGTCCAAGTCCCTGGACGCCGTGTTCGCGGCCGGCCTGATCGCCCATCTGCCGCGTCCGGAGGCGAACCTGCGGGAGCTCGCCCGTGTGGTGCGTCCCGGTGGCACGCTCGCGGTGTTCCATCCCATCGGGCGCGCGGCCCTGGCGGCACGTCAGGGCCGGCAGATCACCCCCGGCGATCTGCGCGCCGAGGCCAACCTCGCCCCGCTGCTGATCCGTTCGGGGTGGAGCATGACGTCGTACGTCGACGAGGACAACCGCTTTCTCGCGCTCGCCACGTGCGCGAACTGA
- a CDS encoding MHYT domain-containing protein gives MGHLDHAAFGWLTPVLSYVMACIGAALGLRCTVRALATTGRSRRNWLVTAASAIGTGIWTMHFVAMLGFRVSGTDIRYNVPLTILSLLIAVVVVCVGVFAVGYSRDRNRALLLGGLTTGLGVASMHYLGMAAVRLHGDISYDPVLVGVSVLIAVVAATAALWAGLNIKSPRAVTVASLVMGAAVSSMHYTGMFAVSVHVDPSGQTLPGATAMQFIFPLAVGLGSYLFITSAFVALSPTADEREASASAQRPVESFAR, from the coding sequence ATGGGACACCTGGACCACGCAGCCTTCGGCTGGCTGACCCCCGTGCTGTCATACGTCATGGCCTGTATAGGCGCCGCGCTCGGACTGCGCTGCACCGTCCGCGCGCTCGCCACCACCGGCCGTTCGCGCCGCAATTGGCTCGTCACCGCGGCCTCCGCGATCGGAACGGGCATCTGGACCATGCACTTCGTGGCCATGCTCGGCTTCCGTGTCAGCGGCACCGACATCCGCTACAACGTGCCGCTGACCATCCTCAGCCTTCTCATCGCCGTGGTCGTCGTCTGCGTCGGCGTCTTCGCGGTCGGCTACAGCCGGGACCGCAACCGGGCGCTCCTCCTCGGCGGCCTCACCACCGGACTGGGCGTCGCCAGCATGCACTACCTGGGCATGGCGGCCGTCCGGCTGCACGGCGACATCAGTTACGACCCCGTCCTCGTCGGTGTGTCGGTGCTGATCGCCGTCGTCGCGGCGACCGCGGCGCTGTGGGCGGGCCTCAACATCAAGTCGCCGCGCGCGGTCACCGTCGCCTCCCTCGTCATGGGAGCGGCCGTCAGCAGCATGCACTACACCGGGATGTTCGCGGTGAGCGTGCATGTGGACCCGTCCGGCCAAACCCTTCCCGGGGCCACGGCGATGCAGTTCATCTTCCCCCTCGCCGTCGGCCTCGGGTCCTATCTCTTCATCACCTCGGCCTTCGTCGCCCTCTCGCCCACGGCCGACGAGCGCGAGGCCTCCGCCTCCGCCCAGCGGCCCGTCGAGAGCTTCGCCCGCTAG
- a CDS encoding nitrate- and nitrite sensing domain-containing protein — protein sequence MRPPRATPKAGTPARPPRGRRAHAGPPAAEGTDRPLGTPPAKARTRANRRHLRPRTVRAKVVSLLMVPVVSLLALWAYATVTTAQDVARLRQSQRIDAELRTPVATAVAALQAERTAAVRYATAPGADDGSDVQSLAARTDGAVAKLRLGRDNTVADTEELPAGVSGRLDTFVSGAERLRALRTAVLDHKAGWDTVYAQYTKTIGAAFAVDGALTGIQQADVGSDARVLLEFSRAAEALAQEDTVLGGARAAGQQQGERLRLFGAAVAARRTLTEAAVSDLPAAQRAAWQHLAESDSYTALGGAEDKILAAGPGAKPATAAPQAAWDAAHARVQDGMRDIATDTSRVVAGRADPVTRGLLSPAGAAVLLGLAAVAASLVISVRIGRALVVELVSLRNDALEIARRKLPEAIRRLRAGEEIDIQAEAPAGPPAEDETGQVAEALTTVHRAALRAAVERAELASGISGVFVNLARRSQVLVHRQLSLLDSMERRSDDPDELSDLFRLDHLTTRMRRHAESLIILSGAAPGRAWRVPVSLTNVVRAAVSEVEDYARVEVRQLPEAHVIGAAVADLTHLLAELIENAAQFSPPHTRVRVTGEPVGNGYALEIEDRGLGMGAETLAKANRRIEQSEALDLFDSDRLGLFVVSRLASRHAVKVHLRPSPYGGTTAVVLLPTALLHSGVAERASHQGEQARHEPEREYARVPGTSPRQESVVARSDRPALAATAPSPHGAAEESARQATFDETPPPGVTALRLHRPPQDSETTDDLPRRVRQASLAPQLRQQRPEAPSLETARHDDERRTPELVRDRMTAYRDGWARGGGRQPGRGSAPQPETGRDSSEGDPA from the coding sequence ATGCGCCCACCCCGTGCTACCCCGAAAGCCGGCACTCCGGCGCGCCCGCCGCGCGGCCGCCGCGCACACGCCGGACCGCCCGCAGCCGAGGGAACCGACCGCCCGCTCGGCACACCACCGGCCAAGGCACGCACGCGTGCGAATCGCCGGCACCTGCGCCCCCGCACCGTGCGCGCCAAGGTGGTCAGCCTGCTGATGGTGCCGGTCGTCTCGCTGCTCGCCCTGTGGGCGTACGCCACCGTCACCACCGCCCAGGACGTCGCCCGGCTGCGGCAGTCCCAGCGCATCGACGCCGAACTGCGCACCCCGGTGGCCACGGCCGTCGCCGCCCTCCAGGCCGAGCGCACCGCAGCCGTGCGGTACGCGACCGCGCCGGGCGCCGACGACGGCAGCGACGTCCAGAGCCTGGCCGCCCGCACCGACGGGGCCGTGGCCAAACTGCGGCTCGGCCGCGACAACACCGTCGCCGACACGGAGGAACTGCCCGCCGGTGTCTCCGGGCGCCTCGACACCTTCGTCTCCGGTGCCGAGCGCCTGCGCGCACTGCGTACGGCCGTACTCGACCACAAGGCCGGCTGGGACACGGTGTACGCGCAGTACACGAAGACCATCGGCGCGGCCTTCGCCGTGGACGGCGCCCTCACCGGCATTCAGCAGGCCGACGTCGGCTCCGACGCGCGCGTGCTGCTCGAATTCAGCCGGGCCGCCGAGGCGCTGGCCCAGGAGGACACCGTTCTCGGCGGTGCGCGGGCTGCCGGGCAGCAGCAGGGCGAGCGGCTACGGCTGTTCGGTGCTGCCGTCGCCGCACGCCGTACCCTCACCGAGGCCGCCGTCTCCGATCTGCCCGCCGCTCAGCGCGCCGCGTGGCAGCACCTCGCGGAAAGCGATTCCTACACCGCCCTCGGCGGCGCCGAGGACAAGATCCTCGCCGCCGGTCCCGGCGCCAAGCCGGCCACCGCGGCACCGCAGGCTGCCTGGGACGCAGCCCACGCGCGCGTGCAGGACGGCATGCGGGACATCGCGACAGACACGAGCCGCGTTGTCGCCGGCCGCGCCGACCCGGTCACGCGCGGCCTGCTCAGCCCCGCCGGTGCCGCTGTGCTCCTCGGCCTCGCCGCGGTCGCCGCCTCACTCGTCATCTCCGTACGCATCGGACGCGCACTCGTCGTCGAACTCGTGAGCCTGCGCAACGACGCCCTCGAGATCGCACGCCGCAAACTCCCCGAAGCGATACGCAGACTGCGCGCGGGCGAGGAGATCGACATCCAGGCGGAGGCGCCCGCCGGACCACCCGCCGAGGACGAGACAGGTCAGGTCGCGGAAGCCCTGACCACGGTCCACCGCGCGGCCCTGCGCGCCGCCGTGGAGCGCGCCGAACTCGCCAGCGGAATCTCCGGTGTCTTCGTCAACCTGGCCCGCCGCAGCCAGGTGCTGGTCCATCGCCAACTCAGCCTCCTGGACAGCATGGAGCGCCGTTCGGACGATCCCGACGAGCTGAGCGACCTGTTCCGCCTGGACCACCTCACCACACGTATGCGACGGCACGCCGAGAGCCTGATCATCCTCTCCGGCGCCGCACCCGGCCGGGCCTGGCGTGTGCCGGTGTCTTTGACGAACGTCGTACGGGCCGCCGTGTCGGAAGTCGAGGACTACGCGCGCGTGGAGGTGCGCCAGCTCCCCGAAGCCCATGTCATCGGCGCCGCCGTCGCCGACCTCACCCACCTGCTCGCCGAACTCATCGAGAACGCCGCCCAGTTCTCACCGCCGCACACGCGCGTGCGCGTCACCGGCGAACCCGTCGGCAACGGCTACGCCCTGGAGATCGAGGACCGTGGACTCGGCATGGGCGCCGAGACTCTCGCCAAGGCCAATCGCCGCATCGAACAGTCCGAGGCCCTCGACCTGTTCGACAGCGACCGGCTCGGCCTCTTCGTGGTCAGCCGGCTCGCCTCACGGCACGCCGTCAAGGTGCATCTGCGGCCCTCCCCCTACGGAGGCACCACCGCCGTCGTCCTGCTGCCCACCGCCCTGCTGCACAGCGGTGTGGCGGAACGCGCCTCCCATCAAGGCGAGCAAGCCCGTCACGAGCCGGAACGCGAGTACGCGCGTGTGCCCGGCACGAGCCCGCGCCAGGAATCCGTCGTCGCCCGCTCGGACCGGCCCGCCCTCGCCGCCACCGCTCCCAGCCCGCACGGCGCCGCGGAGGAATCGGCTCGGCAGGCGACCTTCGACGAAACCCCGCCCCCCGGAGTCACCGCCTTGAGGCTGCACCGACCGCCCCAGGACTCCGAGACCACCGACGACCTCCCACGCCGCGTGCGCCAGGCAAGCCTCGCTCCCCAACTCCGGCAACAACGCCCCGAAGCACCGTCGTTGGAGACCGCACGGCACGACGACGAACGGCGCACCCCCGAACTGGTACGGGACCGCATGACGGCCTACCGCGACGGCTGGGCGCGCGGCGGCGGCAGACAGCCCGGTCGCGGCAGCGCCCCGCAACCCGAAACGGGCAGAGACAGCAGCGAAGGAGACCCGGCATGA
- a CDS encoding roadblock/LC7 domain-containing protein: protein MIQDPNTRAAGQGSGELDWLLDDLVMRVNEVRHAVVLSNDGLAVGASTGLAREDAEHLAAVASGFNSLAKGAGRHFGAGGVRQTMVEMDDAFLFVAAAGDGSCLAVLTAVTADIGLVAYEMARLVKRVGEHLYTAPRVTAQPPAAG, encoded by the coding sequence ATGATCCAGGACCCGAACACGAGGGCCGCCGGCCAGGGCTCCGGCGAACTGGACTGGCTGCTCGACGACCTGGTGATGCGCGTGAACGAGGTGCGGCACGCCGTCGTGCTCTCCAACGACGGTCTGGCCGTCGGCGCCTCCACCGGCCTCGCCCGGGAGGACGCCGAACATCTCGCCGCCGTTGCCTCCGGCTTCAACAGTCTCGCCAAGGGCGCGGGACGGCACTTCGGAGCGGGTGGCGTGCGGCAGACCATGGTCGAGATGGACGACGCGTTCCTCTTCGTGGCCGCCGCCGGCGACGGCTCCTGCCTCGCCGTCCTCACCGCCGTCACCGCCGACATCGGACTGGTCGCCTACGAGATGGCACGCCTGGTCAAAAGGGTCGGCGAACACCTCTACACAGCACCGCGCGTCACCGCGCAGCCGCCGGCCGCCGGATGA
- a CDS encoding DUF742 domain-containing protein, with protein sequence MTENRTGGLREPGSQWYDGEAGPLVRPYAMTGGRTQPGPTGVRFDLIALVTLDPAAPALDGDTAFGPEHRTLIELCRTETQSVAELAADADLPVGVVRVLLGDLLELGCVVISRPVPPAQLPDERILREVIEGLRAL encoded by the coding sequence ATGACCGAGAACCGGACCGGCGGCCTGCGGGAGCCGGGCAGCCAGTGGTACGACGGCGAGGCCGGACCACTGGTGCGCCCCTACGCGATGACGGGCGGGCGCACCCAGCCGGGACCCACGGGGGTGCGCTTCGACCTGATCGCCCTCGTCACCCTCGACCCCGCGGCGCCGGCGCTCGACGGCGACACCGCGTTCGGCCCCGAACACCGGACCCTGATCGAGCTGTGCCGTACCGAGACACAGTCCGTCGCCGAACTCGCGGCGGACGCGGACCTCCCCGTCGGCGTGGTCAGGGTGCTGCTCGGCGACCTCCTGGAACTGGGCTGCGTGGTCATCAGCCGCCCCGTGCCCCCGGCGCAGCTGCCCGACGAACGGATTCTGCGCGAGGTCATCGAGGGATTGCGAGCGCTGTAG
- a CDS encoding ATP/GTP-binding protein translates to MVTEHSEAVDDTSALALKILVAGGFGVGKTTLVGAVSEIRPLRTEELLSEAGQLVDDTDGVDQKVTTTVAMDFGRITIRSGLSLYLFGTPGQDRFWFLWDELSQGALGAVVLADTRRLEDCFPAVDYFEHRRIPFVVAVNCFAGARAHGAHDVSRALDLDRGTPVVLCDARDRDSGKEVLIRLVEYAGRMHTARLLDSVG, encoded by the coding sequence ATGGTCACCGAGCACTCCGAAGCCGTCGACGACACCTCCGCCCTGGCACTGAAGATACTGGTCGCCGGCGGGTTCGGCGTCGGCAAGACGACCCTGGTCGGCGCCGTCAGCGAGATCCGGCCGCTGCGCACCGAGGAACTCCTCAGCGAGGCAGGGCAGCTGGTGGACGACACCGACGGCGTGGACCAGAAGGTCACCACCACTGTCGCCATGGACTTCGGCCGCATCACCATCCGCTCAGGCCTGTCCCTGTACCTCTTCGGCACCCCGGGACAGGACCGCTTCTGGTTCCTGTGGGACGAGTTGTCCCAAGGCGCCCTCGGCGCCGTCGTTCTCGCCGACACCCGGCGCCTGGAGGACTGCTTCCCCGCGGTCGACTACTTCGAGCACCGGCGCATCCCGTTCGTGGTGGCCGTCAACTGCTTCGCGGGAGCCCGCGCCCACGGTGCCCACGACGTCTCCCGTGCCCTCGACCTCGACCGTGGCACCCCCGTGGTGCTGTGCGACGCGCGCGACCGGGACTCCGGCAAGGAAGTCCTGATCCGGCTCGTCGAGTACGCCGGGCGGATGCACACCGCCCGGCTGCTGGACTCGGTCGGCTGA
- a CDS encoding PPOX class F420-dependent oxidoreductase, whose protein sequence is MAQKMTDEEWRAFVSNGTRTGKLSTVRADGSPHVAPIWFLLDGDELVFNTGKDTVKGRNLARDGRIALCVDDDRPPFHFVVLNGSARLSEDLDEVRHWATTIAARYMGEDRAEEYGARNGVPGELLVRVTVDKVVAVKDLAA, encoded by the coding sequence ATGGCACAGAAGATGACCGACGAGGAATGGCGGGCGTTCGTCTCGAACGGCACCCGGACCGGCAAGCTGTCCACCGTTCGCGCCGATGGGAGCCCTCATGTGGCCCCGATCTGGTTTCTGCTGGACGGGGACGAACTGGTCTTCAACACCGGTAAGGACACCGTAAAGGGGCGCAATCTCGCCCGCGACGGACGGATCGCCCTATGTGTGGACGACGATCGGCCGCCGTTCCACTTCGTGGTGCTGAACGGCAGCGCACGGCTGTCGGAGGACCTGGACGAGGTGCGTCACTGGGCCACCACGATCGCCGCCCGGTACATGGGCGAGGACCGCGCCGAAGAGTACGGCGCCCGCAACGGCGTTCCGGGTGAGCTGCTGGTCCGTGTCACGGTCGACAAGGTGGTGGCCGTGAAGGATCTGGCGGCCTGA
- a CDS encoding roadblock/LC7 domain-containing protein, with product MGQNQGLGWLLDDLTERVDHVRHALVLSNDGLVTGASTGLRREDAEHLAAVASGLHSLAKGSGRHFGAGRVRQTMIEYDDAVLFVTAAGTGSCLCVLSGAEADIGQIAYEMTLLVNRVGEHLGVDARQPERTPIKDA from the coding sequence ATGGGGCAGAACCAGGGACTCGGATGGCTCCTGGACGATCTGACCGAGCGGGTGGACCATGTGCGGCACGCGTTGGTCCTGTCGAACGACGGACTGGTCACCGGGGCGAGTACGGGCCTGCGCCGGGAGGACGCCGAGCATCTGGCCGCCGTGGCGTCCGGGCTGCACAGCCTGGCCAAGGGGTCGGGGCGCCACTTCGGCGCGGGCAGAGTGCGCCAGACCATGATCGAGTACGACGACGCGGTGCTGTTCGTGACCGCGGCCGGCACCGGCAGCTGCCTGTGCGTGCTCAGCGGTGCGGAGGCCGACATCGGTCAGATCGCCTACGAGATGACCCTCCTCGTCAATCGCGTCGGCGAACATCTCGGCGTGGACGCCAGGCAACCCGAGCGAACCCCCATCAAAGACGCTTGA
- a CDS encoding recombinase family protein, with protein MSDRQLTRLAVVYVRQSSMQQVADHQESTRLQYALVDRAVALGWPASRVVVIDEDLGRSGASAVARSGFQRLVTEIGLDHVGLVLGIEMSRLARSGKDWYQRIELCALSGALLADTDGVYDPAEHNDRLLLGLKGTMAEAELHLIKQRMQTGRVSKARRGELAVPLPIGYVRRPSGEAVLDPDEQAQTVVRLVFTKFAELGTLHAVLRWLVEHGIELPVRLRRGPDKGELEWRRPNRMTLQCMLHSPVYAGIYAYGRRRVEHRRQQPGRPSTGRVVRGEEEWLVFIPDALPAYITVEQYRANLARLQANAARAEAPGTVRSGPALLAGLVRCGRCGKRMTVRYHQQAGGTRPDYVCARQMTDYGAGDRCQALNGACVDAFVTAHVLAALAPAALEVSLRAAEHVLAERAELEKIWSQRLERVAISVDRARRCYRLAEPENRLVVRQLEKDWEQALVAQQTLQEEYDRFTLTRPRTLTAAEQQAITALAGDIEGLWSAPTTTTTDRKEIIRALVEQVTVTVLGTSERVTVTITWAGGQTTTDETARPVALLQQLSYFPQIKERVRELAGQGHRPEAIARRLHAEGFRPARGRGNRISATAVKEILRELGCLQPPARTRSAPPPGEEPGRDEWWLEDLAAELDMPAVTLYSWIYRGWVNARKESRRPYRWILHAGPTQLAELRERRTRPPGWYTRLRWTDTEPPLPAQDGDQTASSHL; from the coding sequence GTGAGCGACCGGCAGCTGACCAGGCTCGCGGTCGTGTATGTGCGGCAGTCCAGCATGCAGCAGGTCGCGGATCATCAGGAGTCGACGCGGTTGCAGTACGCGCTGGTGGACAGGGCGGTCGCGCTGGGCTGGCCTGCCTCGCGGGTGGTGGTGATCGATGAGGACCTGGGTCGTTCCGGGGCGAGTGCGGTCGCACGCTCGGGGTTCCAGCGCCTGGTCACCGAGATCGGGCTGGACCATGTCGGCCTGGTGCTGGGCATCGAGATGTCTCGCCTGGCACGATCGGGGAAGGACTGGTACCAGCGCATCGAGTTGTGCGCCCTGTCCGGTGCGCTGCTGGCGGACACCGACGGGGTCTACGACCCAGCGGAGCACAATGACCGGTTGCTGCTGGGACTGAAGGGGACGATGGCCGAGGCCGAACTCCATCTGATCAAGCAGCGCATGCAGACCGGGCGGGTGAGCAAGGCCCGCCGCGGAGAACTGGCCGTGCCGCTGCCGATCGGCTACGTGCGCCGGCCGTCCGGCGAGGCGGTCCTCGACCCGGACGAGCAGGCACAGACCGTGGTGCGGCTGGTCTTCACGAAGTTCGCCGAGCTCGGCACCCTGCATGCGGTGCTGCGCTGGCTGGTCGAGCACGGGATCGAACTGCCCGTGAGGTTACGCCGGGGCCCGGACAAGGGCGAGCTGGAGTGGCGGCGGCCGAACCGGATGACGCTGCAGTGCATGCTGCACAGTCCGGTCTATGCCGGGATCTACGCCTACGGGCGCCGCAGGGTCGAGCACCGCCGGCAGCAACCGGGGCGCCCCTCCACGGGCAGGGTGGTGCGCGGTGAGGAGGAGTGGCTGGTGTTCATCCCCGACGCCCTGCCCGCCTACATCACCGTCGAGCAGTACCGGGCCAACCTGGCTCGGCTTCAGGCCAACGCTGCCCGGGCCGAGGCCCCCGGCACGGTCCGCAGCGGCCCCGCGCTGCTGGCCGGGCTGGTGCGCTGCGGTCGCTGCGGCAAGCGCATGACCGTGCGCTATCACCAGCAGGCGGGCGGCACCCGCCCCGACTACGTGTGCGCCCGGCAGATGACCGACTACGGGGCCGGCGACCGTTGCCAGGCACTGAACGGGGCCTGCGTGGACGCCTTCGTGACCGCCCATGTCCTGGCCGCGCTGGCCCCGGCCGCGCTTGAGGTCTCTTTACGTGCGGCCGAGCATGTCCTGGCCGAACGGGCCGAGCTCGAGAAGATCTGGTCCCAGCGGCTGGAACGCGTTGCGATCAGCGTCGACCGGGCCCGGCGCTGTTACCGCCTTGCCGAGCCCGAGAACCGCCTGGTCGTACGGCAGTTAGAAAAGGACTGGGAACAGGCCCTTGTCGCCCAGCAGACCCTGCAGGAGGAGTACGACCGCTTCACCCTGACCCGTCCGCGCACCCTCACTGCCGCCGAGCAGCAGGCCATCACCGCGCTCGCCGGCGACATCGAAGGCTTGTGGAGTGCACCGACGACAACCACCACCGATCGCAAAGAAATCATCCGCGCGCTCGTGGAGCAGGTCACCGTCACCGTGCTGGGCACCAGCGAACGGGTCACCGTCACCATCACCTGGGCCGGCGGCCAGACCACCACCGACGAGACCGCCCGCCCCGTCGCCCTCCTGCAACAGCTCAGCTACTTCCCGCAGATCAAGGAACGTGTCCGCGAGCTGGCCGGACAGGGACACCGCCCCGAGGCGATCGCCCGGCGCCTGCACGCAGAGGGCTTCCGCCCGGCCCGAGGACGCGGGAACCGGATCAGCGCCACCGCGGTCAAGGAGATCCTGCGCGAACTCGGCTGCCTGCAGCCGCCCGCCCGCACCCGGTCGGCCCCGCCACCCGGCGAAGAACCCGGCCGCGATGAATGGTGGCTGGAAGACCTCGCCGCAGAACTCGACATGCCTGCAGTCACCCTCTACTCGTGGATCTACCGCGGCTGGGTGAACGCCCGCAAAGAGTCCCGGCGCCCCTACCGCTGGATCCTCCACGCCGGACCCACCCAACTCGCCGAACTCCGCGAGCGACGCACCCGCCCGCCCGGCTGGTACACCCGACTCCGCTGGACCGACACCGAACCACCCCTCCCGGCCCAAGACGGAGATCAAACAGCCAGTTCCCATTTATGA